A section of the Hypomesus transpacificus isolate Combined female chromosome 1, fHypTra1, whole genome shotgun sequence genome encodes:
- the LOC124468760 gene encoding saxitoxin and tetrodotoxin-binding protein 2, with the protein MRVLCGAVLLAVLVACGETAPTPEECKDMVKPLEASEFFKISGRWILLEAYCDDKTAGETLLETNSTWSNFPPVADNKTFLLQQGIMREETCVLYSVNMTAVNNTLLVNNGNDTNIASFLQTCPECLIIHDNVTSRGKLVQYLLVYGKTSKLPVSVLETIRKQAECLKFQQPPQFSYDGVAELCPQKTEDKDRMDK; encoded by the exons ATGAGGGTTCTCTGTGGAGCGGTTCTCCTGGCGGTGCTGGTAGCGTGTGGGGAGACAGCTCCAACCCCAGAGGAATGTAAGGATATGGTGAAGCCCCTTGAGGCATCAGAGTTCTTCAAG ATCTCTGGAAGATGGATCCTCCTTGAGGCTTATTGTGATGATAAGACTGCCGGAGAGACACTGCTGGAAACCAACAGTACCTGGTCAAACTTCCCCCCTGTAGCAGACAACAAGACCTTCCTCCTGCAACAGGGCATCATGCG TGAGGAGACATGTGTTCTTTATTCCGTGAACATGACTGCAGTCAACAACACTCTCCTTGTGAACA ATGGGAATGACACCAACATAGCAAGCTTCCTGCAAACCTGCCCTGAGTGCCTCATTATACATGACAACGTCACATCCAGAGGGAAACTTGTCCAGTATCTGCTTGTCTATG GAAAAACTAGCAAACTGCCTGTTTCTGTGCTGGAGACAATAAGAAAGCAAGCTGAGTGCCTCAAGTTCCAGCAGCCTCCACAGTTCAGCTACGACGGAGTGGCAG AATTGTGTCCTCAGAAGACAGAGGACAAGGACAGAATGGACAAGtga
- the zgc:154054 gene encoding alpha-1,3-mannosyl-glycoprotein 4-beta-N-acetylglucosaminyltransferase B-like isoform X2 — protein MRLKFFKLICLLALGSFLSLTWFTAVREKKDAVNPRMLVLFERLLVAESKGQLLSVELSRVLGHFKNLNKTQNITEKEKWSALSPLLPNPYLYLPHLRDHPDSLTPNVLLGQGRMRVSLVLGIPTVKRAKQTYLVSTLNSLLYDLTPSERNDMLIIVFVAETDIEYVRSVAATIEKNFPKDVQSGLLEVVSPSQYFYPNFSSLRETFGDTKDRVKWRTKQNLDYSYLMLYAQDKGTYYVQLEDDIVAKPKYSLTMKDCASQRANQDWLFLEFSQLGFIGKMFRTSELPMIAEFFLMFHKDKPIDWLLDHILWVKACNPEKDAKDCNQQKAVLKHRFTPSLFQHVGLHSSLPGKLQHLKDKDFGKQPQYVGHSNPPAELSSSLKHYQQHSLERAYRGQDFFWGLSPTTGDYILIHFTQPLKVRGYRFRSGNLETNGDRFYNTTVEALPSDGLKRDMSHGYQILEDGFIVIGSFADGVAEGNIHTAIQSLSAIRLMVHSDSDVWVLLSEICIKV, from the exons ATGAGGCTCAAGTTTTTCAAACTTATATGTCTTCTAGCTTTAGGAAGTTTTCTGTCCCTCACCTGGTTTACAGCGGTTCGTGAAAAAAAGG ATGCTGTCAACCCTAGGATGCTGGTTCTGTTTGAGCGTCTGCTGGTGGCCGAGTCCAAGGGCCAGCTGTTGTCTGTAGAACTGAGCCGAGTTCTGGGCCATTTCAAGAACCTCAACAAGACTCAAAACatcacag AGAAGGAGAAATGGAGCGCCCTTTCACCCCTGCTGCCCAACCCTTACCTCTACCTGCCCCATCTCAGGGACCATCCAGACAGCCTCACCCCCAATGTGTTGCTGGGTCAGGGCCGCATGAGAG tgtcACTGGTGCTGGGCATCCCTACAGTAAAGAGGGCGAAGCAGACCTACCTCGTTAGCACCCTCAACTCTCTCCTCTACGACCTTACGCCATCTGAAAGGAATGACATGTTGATCATTGTCTTTGTCGCTGAG ACGGATATAGAGTATGTGAGAAGTGTTGCAGCAACTATAGAGAAGAA TTTTCCCAAGGATGTGCAGTCAGGACTCTTGGAGGTGGTGTCCCCTTCTCAGTACTTCTACCCCAACTTTAGCAGCCTCAGAGAAACCTTTGGAGACACCAAGGACAGGGTCAA ATGGAGAACAAAGCAGAACTTGGACTACAGCTACCTAATGCTCTATGCCCAGGATAAGGGGACCTATTACGTACAG TTAGAGGATGACATCGTGGCCAAGCCCAAATACTCTCTGACCATGAAGGATTGTGCCAGTCAGCGGGCCAATCAAGACTGGCTCTTTCTAGAGTTCTCTCAGCTGGGCTTCATtg GTAAGATGTTTCGAACCAGCGAACTACCAATGATAGCAGAGTTCTTTCTGATGTTCCACAAAGACAAGCCCATTGACTGGCTGTTAGACCACATACTGTGGGTGAAGGCATGTAACCCTGAGAAGGATGCG AAGGACTGTAACCAGCAGAAGGCTGTGCTCAAGCATAGATTTACGCCGTCTCTCTTCCAACATGTTGGCCTGCACTCCTCTCTGCCCGGGAAACTACAACATCTCAAG GATAAGGACTTTGGGAAGCAGCCCCAGTATGTGGGCCACAGCAACCCTCCAGCAGAGCTGAGCAGCAGTCTGAAGCACTACCAGCAGCACAGTCTGGAGAGGGCCTACAGGGGGCAGGACTTCTTCTGGGGGCTCTCCCCCACCACTGGGGACTACATCCTCATCCACTTTACCCAGCCCCTCAAAGTCAGAGG GTACCGATTCCGCAGTGGAAACCTGGAGACCAATGGGGATAGGTTTTACAACACCACTGTGGAAGCCCTTCCTAGTGAC GGTTTAAAGAGAGACATGTCTCATGGATACCAAATATTGGAGGATGGCTTCATAGTGATTG gttccTTTGCAGATGGGGTGGCGGAAGGAAACATTCACACGGCCATTCAGTCACTCTCTGCAATACGCCTCATGGTGCACTCTGACTCTGATGTTTGGGTCCTGTTGAGCgag ATATGTATTAAAGTTtga
- the zgc:154054 gene encoding alpha-1,3-mannosyl-glycoprotein 4-beta-N-acetylglucosaminyltransferase B-like isoform X1: MRLKFFKLICLLALGSFLSLTWFTAVREKKDAVNPRMLVLFERLLVAESKGQLLSVELSRVLGHFKNLNKTQNITEKEKWSALSPLLPNPYLYLPHLRDHPDSLTPNVLLGQGRMRVSLVLGIPTVKRAKQTYLVSTLNSLLYDLTPSERNDMLIIVFVAETDIEYVRSVAATIEKNFPKDVQSGLLEVVSPSQYFYPNFSSLRETFGDTKDRVKWRTKQNLDYSYLMLYAQDKGTYYVQLEDDIVAKPKYSLTMKDCASQRANQDWLFLEFSQLGFIGKMFRTSELPMIAEFFLMFHKDKPIDWLLDHILWVKACNPEKDAKDCNQQKAVLKHRFTPSLFQHVGLHSSLPGKLQHLKDKDFGKQPQYVGHSNPPAELSSSLKHYQQHSLERAYRGQDFFWGLSPTTGDYILIHFTQPLKVRGYRFRSGNLETNGDRFYNTTVEALPSDGLKRDMSHGYQILEDGFIVIGSFADGVAEGNIHTAIQSLSAIRLMVHSDSDVWVLLSEVWCVCVRLCRCVSVAVSLRLQGKLGFP; this comes from the exons ATGAGGCTCAAGTTTTTCAAACTTATATGTCTTCTAGCTTTAGGAAGTTTTCTGTCCCTCACCTGGTTTACAGCGGTTCGTGAAAAAAAGG ATGCTGTCAACCCTAGGATGCTGGTTCTGTTTGAGCGTCTGCTGGTGGCCGAGTCCAAGGGCCAGCTGTTGTCTGTAGAACTGAGCCGAGTTCTGGGCCATTTCAAGAACCTCAACAAGACTCAAAACatcacag AGAAGGAGAAATGGAGCGCCCTTTCACCCCTGCTGCCCAACCCTTACCTCTACCTGCCCCATCTCAGGGACCATCCAGACAGCCTCACCCCCAATGTGTTGCTGGGTCAGGGCCGCATGAGAG tgtcACTGGTGCTGGGCATCCCTACAGTAAAGAGGGCGAAGCAGACCTACCTCGTTAGCACCCTCAACTCTCTCCTCTACGACCTTACGCCATCTGAAAGGAATGACATGTTGATCATTGTCTTTGTCGCTGAG ACGGATATAGAGTATGTGAGAAGTGTTGCAGCAACTATAGAGAAGAA TTTTCCCAAGGATGTGCAGTCAGGACTCTTGGAGGTGGTGTCCCCTTCTCAGTACTTCTACCCCAACTTTAGCAGCCTCAGAGAAACCTTTGGAGACACCAAGGACAGGGTCAA ATGGAGAACAAAGCAGAACTTGGACTACAGCTACCTAATGCTCTATGCCCAGGATAAGGGGACCTATTACGTACAG TTAGAGGATGACATCGTGGCCAAGCCCAAATACTCTCTGACCATGAAGGATTGTGCCAGTCAGCGGGCCAATCAAGACTGGCTCTTTCTAGAGTTCTCTCAGCTGGGCTTCATtg GTAAGATGTTTCGAACCAGCGAACTACCAATGATAGCAGAGTTCTTTCTGATGTTCCACAAAGACAAGCCCATTGACTGGCTGTTAGACCACATACTGTGGGTGAAGGCATGTAACCCTGAGAAGGATGCG AAGGACTGTAACCAGCAGAAGGCTGTGCTCAAGCATAGATTTACGCCGTCTCTCTTCCAACATGTTGGCCTGCACTCCTCTCTGCCCGGGAAACTACAACATCTCAAG GATAAGGACTTTGGGAAGCAGCCCCAGTATGTGGGCCACAGCAACCCTCCAGCAGAGCTGAGCAGCAGTCTGAAGCACTACCAGCAGCACAGTCTGGAGAGGGCCTACAGGGGGCAGGACTTCTTCTGGGGGCTCTCCCCCACCACTGGGGACTACATCCTCATCCACTTTACCCAGCCCCTCAAAGTCAGAGG GTACCGATTCCGCAGTGGAAACCTGGAGACCAATGGGGATAGGTTTTACAACACCACTGTGGAAGCCCTTCCTAGTGAC GGTTTAAAGAGAGACATGTCTCATGGATACCAAATATTGGAGGATGGCTTCATAGTGATTG gttccTTTGCAGATGGGGTGGCGGAAGGAAACATTCACACGGCCATTCAGTCACTCTCTGCAATACGCCTCATGGTGCACTCTGACTCTGATGTTTGGGTCCTGTTGAGCgaggtatggtgtgtgtgtgtgcgtttgtgcaggtgtgtgtcagtggcggtttctttaagactgcaagggaagctcggctTCCCCTAA
- the scocb gene encoding short coiled-coil protein B isoform X1, with translation MSSDGDGDMENQAELEEKTRLINQVLELQHTLEDLSARVDAVKEENLKLKSENQVLGQYIENLMSASSVFQTTDTKSKRKVTKGARKDK, from the exons ATGAGCTCCGACGGGGATG GTGACATGGAGAATCaggcagagctggaggagaagacgAGGCTCATAAACCAGGTGTTGGAGCTGCAACACACTCTTGAAG ATCTGTCAGCGAGGGTGGATGCAGTAAAGGAGGAGAACCTGAAGCTGAAGTCGGAGAACCAGGTTCTGGGTCAGTACATCGAGAACCTGATGTCGGCTTCCAGCGTGTTTCAGACCACGGACACCAAGAGCAAACGAAA AGTCACTAAAGGTGCCCGGAAGGACAAATGA
- the scocb gene encoding short coiled-coil protein B isoform X2 — MSSDGDGDMENQAELEEKTRLINQVLELQHTLEDLSARVDAVKEENLKLKSENQVLGQYIENLMSASSVFQTTDTKSKRK, encoded by the exons ATGAGCTCCGACGGGGATG GTGACATGGAGAATCaggcagagctggaggagaagacgAGGCTCATAAACCAGGTGTTGGAGCTGCAACACACTCTTGAAG ATCTGTCAGCGAGGGTGGATGCAGTAAAGGAGGAGAACCTGAAGCTGAAGTCGGAGAACCAGGTTCTGGGTCAGTACATCGAGAACCTGATGTCGGCTTCCAGCGTGTTTCAGACCACGGACACCAAGAGCAAACGAAAGTAA
- the setd7 gene encoding histone-lysine N-methyltransferase SETD7 isoform X1, with protein sequence MDSDDENGEEVVEGPLDEDDQPHGFCTVTYSSSDRFEGHFVHGEKNGKGKFFFFDGSTLEGYYVEDALQGQGVYTYEDGGVLHGTYTDGELNGMAQEYDSEGRLTFKGQYKDNSRYGECWIYYPDQGCLFGKVNEDGEMTGKSVAYVYPDGCTALYGTFVEGELIEARLATLVSVETGRPHFDVVPDSPVYSYDKSTSTCIATHTCLPDPYESKRVYVADSLVLGAGDGLFAKVDAEPNTVMAFYNGVRITHSEVDSRDWALNGNTISLDEDTVIDVPQPFDKMEMYCASLGHKGNHSFTPNCKYDPYVHPRFGSIKCIRTLRAVQRDEELMVAYGYDHEPSGESGPEAPDWYQRELLAFQQRLAAERE encoded by the exons ATGGATAGCGATGACGAAAATGGAGAAGAAGTCGTTGAGG GTCCTCTGGACGAGGATGACCAGCCTCATGGGTTCTGCACGGTGACCTACTCGTCCAGTGACCGCTTTGAAGGCCACTTTGTACATGGAGAGAAGAACGGGAAGGGAAAGTTCTTTTTTTTCGACGGGAG cacaCTGGAGGGCTATTACGTGGAGGACGCCCTGCAGGGCCAGGGGGTGTACACCTATGAGGATGGGGGTGTCCTTCACGGGACCTACACTGACGGGGAGCTGAACGGGATGGCTCAGGAGTACGACTCCGAGGGTCGTCTGACCTTCAAGGGCCAGTACAAGGACAACAGCCGCTATGGAGAGTGCTGGATTTACTACCCT gatcaAGGCTGCCTATTTGGGAAGGTTAACGAAGATGGAGAGATGACAGGTAAATCTGTTGCGTATGTGTATCCTGACGGGTGCACAGCTCTTTATGGCACCTTTGTGGAGGGGGAGCTGATTGAGGCTCGACTTGCCACCTTGGTCTCTGTGGAGACGGGTCGACCGCACTTCGATGTTGTACCTGACA GCCCTGTGTACTCCTATGACAAGTCCACCTCAACCTGTATCGCCACCCATACTTGTCTGCCAGACCCCTACGAAAGCAAAAG AGTGTATGTGGCTGACTCCCTGGTGTTGGGGGCAGGAGACGGGCTGTTTGCCAAGGTGGACGCTGAGCCAAATACTGTCATGGCCTTCTATAATGGAGTGCGCATCACACATTCTGAG GTGGACAGCCGGGATTGGGCCCTGAACGGGAACACCATCTCATTGGACGAAGACACTGTGATTGATGTCCCCCAGCCATTTGACAAGATGGAGATGTACTGCGCCTCATTGGGACACAAGGGCAACCACTCTTTTACCCCTAACTGCAAATACGACCC ATACGTCCATCCTCGTTTTGGGTCTATAAAATGTATCCGCACGTTGCGGGCAGTGCAACGAGACGAAGAGCTCATGGTGGCCTACGGTTACGACCATGAGCCGTCGGGAGAGAGTGGACCGGAGGCCCCTGATTGGTACCAACGAGAGCTACTTGCCTTTCAGCAGAGACTGGCAGCTGAGAGGGAATAG
- the setd7 gene encoding histone-lysine N-methyltransferase SETD7 isoform X2 encodes MDSDDENGEEVVEGPLDEDDQPHGFCTVTYSSSDRFEGHFVHGEKNGKGKFFFFDGSTLEGYYVEDALQGQGVYTYEDGGVLHGTYTDGELNGMAQEYDSEGRLTFKGQYKDNSRYGECWIYYPVGPQ; translated from the exons ATGGATAGCGATGACGAAAATGGAGAAGAAGTCGTTGAGG GTCCTCTGGACGAGGATGACCAGCCTCATGGGTTCTGCACGGTGACCTACTCGTCCAGTGACCGCTTTGAAGGCCACTTTGTACATGGAGAGAAGAACGGGAAGGGAAAGTTCTTTTTTTTCGACGGGAG cacaCTGGAGGGCTATTACGTGGAGGACGCCCTGCAGGGCCAGGGGGTGTACACCTATGAGGATGGGGGTGTCCTTCACGGGACCTACACTGACGGGGAGCTGAACGGGATGGCTCAGGAGTACGACTCCGAGGGTCGTCTGACCTTCAAGGGCCAGTACAAGGACAACAGCCGCTATGGAGAGTGCTGGATTTACTACCCTGTGGGTCCCCAGTAA
- the zgc:113425 gene encoding uncharacterized protein zgc:113425 isoform X2 encodes MDRYRYFIFNQRSVVVLGILQVACGALCIVCGVMDAVFRKDTPLSTTRAPVWAGLIMASPGVLALFASQRKNPILVNVMIICSVFSCVAVVIVISYASLTLTYGEDDEEVFHHHYIPEVKVVLSRMVRGSNATMLLACVVSLFLSSLISYVGCRSLPLCGCYDGITGLETLVPQSDPYPQTELVCTWQGGDDRIFNSPATFSDTDPEEAEVPSKHPAYSRLT; translated from the exons ATGGACCGCTACAGGTATTTTATCTTCAACCAGCGTAGCGTCGTGGTTCTAGGTATCCTTCAGGTGGCATGTGGGGCATTGTGTATAGTGTGCGGGGTCATGGACGCAGTTTTCCGCAAAGACACACCACTCAGCACGACCAGAGCTCCAGTATGGGCGGGATTG ATCATGGCATCTCCCGGTGTACTAGCTCTATTTGCCTCTCAAAGGAAGAATCCAATACTG GTGAACGTGATGATCATCTGCTCAGTGTTCTCCTGTGTTGCCGTGGTGATTGTAATATCATATGCCAGTTTGACACTGACTTATGGCGAGGATGATGAAGAAGTGTTTCACCACCACTACATACCTGAAGTG AAGGTTGTGCTGAGTCGGATGGTGAGGGGATCTAATGCCACCATGTTGCTAGCCTGTGTCGtcagcctcttcctctcctcactcaTCTCCTACGTGGGCTGCCGcagtctgcctctctgtggCTGCTATGATGGAATCACAGGCCTG GAGACCCTGGTCCCTCAGAGTGACCCCTACCCTCAGACGGAGCTTGTGTGTACCTGGCAAG GGGGCGACGACCGGATCTTTAACTCGCCAGCAACCTTCAGTGACACGGACCCAGAGGAAGCAGAGGTTCCATCCAAACACCCAGCATACAGCAGGCTCACCTGA
- the zgc:113425 gene encoding uncharacterized protein zgc:113425 isoform X1 — protein MDRYRYFIFNQRSVVVLGILQVACGALCIVCGVMDAVFRKDTPLSTTRAPVWAGLIMASPGVLALFASQRKNPILVNVMIICSVFSCVAVVIVISYASLTLTYGEDDEEVFHHHYIPEVKVVLSRMVRGSNATMLLACVVSLFLSSLISYVGCRSLPLCGCYDGITGLETLVPQSDPYPQTELVCTWQAGGDDRIFNSPATFSDTDPEEAEVPSKHPAYSRLT, from the exons ATGGACCGCTACAGGTATTTTATCTTCAACCAGCGTAGCGTCGTGGTTCTAGGTATCCTTCAGGTGGCATGTGGGGCATTGTGTATAGTGTGCGGGGTCATGGACGCAGTTTTCCGCAAAGACACACCACTCAGCACGACCAGAGCTCCAGTATGGGCGGGATTG ATCATGGCATCTCCCGGTGTACTAGCTCTATTTGCCTCTCAAAGGAAGAATCCAATACTG GTGAACGTGATGATCATCTGCTCAGTGTTCTCCTGTGTTGCCGTGGTGATTGTAATATCATATGCCAGTTTGACACTGACTTATGGCGAGGATGATGAAGAAGTGTTTCACCACCACTACATACCTGAAGTG AAGGTTGTGCTGAGTCGGATGGTGAGGGGATCTAATGCCACCATGTTGCTAGCCTGTGTCGtcagcctcttcctctcctcactcaTCTCCTACGTGGGCTGCCGcagtctgcctctctgtggCTGCTATGATGGAATCACAGGCCTG GAGACCCTGGTCCCTCAGAGTGACCCCTACCCTCAGACGGAGCTTGTGTGTACCTGGCAAG CAGGGGGCGACGACCGGATCTTTAACTCGCCAGCAACCTTCAGTGACACGGACCCAGAGGAAGCAGAGGTTCCATCCAAACACCCAGCATACAGCAGGCTCACCTGA